Genomic segment of Caldisericum sp.:
TTAGTGTATTTTGGTTTGAAGTTCGGGTTGTTGCTTTTAAAAATTTGGGATTCGTATATAATTATAAAAATTTATAAGTTGAGGTGAAGAAAATGTTTGAAAATGTATTTAAAAAAGATGGTAAAAATTTATTTCTTACAAGTTTTCTTGGTTCAAAAGAATTCTTGTACTTTTACATACTTCACCTTCTAAACGAGAAGGATATGTACGGTGAAGAAATTTCGAGGGCTATTTTGGTTATCTCGAAAGGCAATTGGTATCCAAACCCTGGGTTTATTTATCCGGTGTTAAAAAAGCTAAGCGTAAGTGGATACATTAAGGGAGAGTGGCTTTTGGGTGAGACAAAACACCCAAGGCTTGTTTACAAAATTACGGAAAAAGGAAGGCAATACTACAGAAAGTTAAAAAATGAATGGAAGGAAGGCTTAAAGGAATTTATTGATATTTTAAAAATGATTGATGAGGAGGGCATAATATGAAAATTGGCGTAATTTCTGACATCCATGGGGATTTTTTATCTCTTAAGGCGGTGTTCTCTGAGTTTGAGAAATTAGATATAAACCTTGTGCTTGTTTTGGGAGATATTCTTTACCACGGCC
This window contains:
- a CDS encoding PadR family transcriptional regulator, which codes for MFENVFKKDGKNLFLTSFLGSKEFLYFYILHLLNEKDMYGEEISRAILVISKGNWYPNPGFIYPVLKKLSVSGYIKGEWLLGETKHPRLVYKITEKGRQYYRKLKNEWKEGLKEFIDILKMIDEEGII